In Alteromonas sp. V450, the following proteins share a genomic window:
- the trpB gene encoding tryptophan synthase subunit beta, whose translation MNQLDTKFGEFGGMYVPELLIPALDQLEKAFLDAKDDPTFNEEFLSLLKDYAGRPTSMTLTRNLVSNPKVKLYLKREDLLHGGAHKTNQVLGQALLTKRMGKKEVIAETGAGQHGVATALACALLGLKARIYMGAKDVERQAPNVFRMKLMGAEVIPVNAGSGTLKDAVNEAMRDWSANYDKAHYLLGTAAGPHPFPTIVREYHRMIGEETRAQIMEKEGRLPDAVVACVGGGSNAIGMFADFIDEPSVRLVGVEPAGKGVHTKEHGATIVTGTKGILHGAYTFIMQDKEGQIEESYSVSAGLDYPAVGPQHAYLHDIGRAEYVAATDEEALNAFQLLARKEGIIPALESSHALAHALNMADEAEEETIIVVNLSGRGDKDLAHVINILGDDL comes from the coding sequence ATGAACCAGTTAGATACAAAATTTGGTGAATTTGGTGGCATGTACGTGCCCGAGCTACTTATTCCAGCACTAGACCAACTGGAAAAAGCATTTTTGGATGCTAAGGACGACCCGACATTTAACGAAGAGTTTTTATCTCTGTTAAAAGACTATGCCGGTCGCCCAACGTCAATGACGTTAACTCGCAATCTGGTAAGTAACCCAAAGGTAAAGTTATACCTAAAGCGTGAAGACTTACTACACGGTGGTGCACACAAAACTAACCAGGTGCTAGGCCAAGCGCTACTTACCAAGCGCATGGGTAAAAAAGAAGTTATCGCCGAAACAGGCGCGGGCCAACACGGTGTTGCCACCGCGTTAGCATGTGCATTGTTGGGGCTAAAAGCACGTATTTATATGGGTGCGAAAGATGTTGAGCGTCAAGCGCCAAACGTGTTCCGAATGAAGCTTATGGGCGCAGAGGTTATCCCTGTAAACGCAGGCTCAGGTACGCTTAAAGATGCCGTAAACGAAGCCATGCGCGACTGGTCGGCAAACTATGATAAAGCGCACTATTTGTTAGGCACAGCCGCGGGCCCACACCCGTTCCCGACTATTGTTCGTGAATATCACCGTATGATTGGTGAAGAAACTCGCGCACAAATTATGGAAAAAGAAGGTCGCTTACCTGACGCTGTAGTAGCATGTGTGGGCGGAGGCTCAAACGCTATCGGTATGTTTGCAGACTTTATTGATGAGCCTTCTGTGCGCTTGGTGGGCGTTGAGCCTGCGGGTAAAGGTGTGCACACCAAAGAGCACGGCGCAACTATCGTGACGGGTACAAAAGGTATTCTTCACGGCGCTTACACCTTCATTATGCAAGACAAAGAAGGCCAGATTGAAGAGAGCTACTCAGTATCTGCTGGTCTCGACTACCCTGCTGTTGGCCCTCAGCATGCTTATCTTCACGACATTGGCCGAGCGGAATACGTGGCCGCCACCGACGAAGAAGCGCTGAACGCATTCCAATTGCTTGCAAGAAAAGAAGGTATTATTCCTGCCCTTGAATCGTCGCATGCCTTAGCGCACGCGCTAAATATGGCAGATGAAGCGGAAGAAGAAACCATCATCGTAGTTAACTTATCAGGTCGTGGCGACAAAGATTTAGCACACGTCATCAACATTTTAGGGGACGATTTATAA